The Urbifossiella limnaea nucleotide sequence GAGTTTCGGCTGGCGGTGGCGACCAGTCGGACGCACGTCTGGGGGTGGTGTGGCGGCCTGGGCCACGAGGTGGTATCGTCCACACCCCGGACCGGAGCTGCTCGCGTGCCGTCACCACTCGTTTCCCCAAGCCGCGCGGGTCTGATCCGCTGGGCGCACGAACTCCTCCCCCTCGTCGGTGTGCCCGCGGCCGTCGTCGCCGCTGTGGTCTACGGGTTGCCGCTGCACGTCGCCGTCGCGGCGTTCCTGATGGCGCTGGCGTCCGGGCTCGGCGTCACCGTCGGGTTCCACCGGCTGTTCACGCACTGCGCGTTCGCCACGCCGCGGCCAGTCGAGTGGGCGCTGATGGTGCTCGGGTGCATGGCGGGGCAGGCCTCGCCGTTCTGGTGGATCGCCACCCACCGCGACCACCACCGCCACAGCGACCGCCCCGGCGACCCGCACTCGCCGCACCTCGACGGCGGCGGCTGGCGCGGCTTCTGGCACGCCCACATGGGCTGGCTCACGCAGGACTATCGCTACGACCCGCGCACCGTCCCCGACCTGACGCGCCGCCGCGACCTGGCATTCATCGACCGCCACTGGTTCGAATGGTACCTGCTCGGTCTCGCGCTGCCGGCCGCGGTCGCGTACCTGATCGGCGGCACGCCCACGGACGCGCTGTTGGGCTTCCTGTGGGGCGGGCTGGTGCGGCACTTCGTGACGCAGCAGGCGACGTTCGCGGTGAACTCCGTCGCCCACGTGTGGGGCTCGCGGCCGTACCCGACCACCGATTCCAGCCGCAACAACTGGCTCGTCGGGGTGCTGGCGATGGGCGAAGGGTGGCACAACAACCACCACGCCTTCCCGACCTCGGCGCGGCACGGCTTCCGCTGGTGGCAGGCCGACGTGAGTTGGTACACGATCTGGGCGCTGGAGCGCGTCGGCCTGGCGTGGCGGGTGCGGCGCCCCAAAGCCGCCCATCCGTCGCAACGGGTCGGCTTTCAGCCATCAGAACTGCCGCAGGAAGCGCAGGTCGTTCTGCCAGAATAGCCGGATGTCGTCGATCGCGTGCTGGAGCATCAGCATCCGCTGCGGCCCCATGCCGAACGCGAATCCCGTCACCTTGTCCGGGTCGTACCCGCCGGCGCGCAGCACGTTCGGATGCACCATGCCGGCGCCCATGATCTCGAGCCAGCCGGTGCCCTTCGTGAGGCGGTCGCGGTTCGGGTCGTCCTTCGGCCAGTCGATGTCCACCTCGATGCTCGGTTCGGTGAACGGGAAGTAACTGCTGCGGATGCGCACCTGCCGCTCCGGGCCGAACATCCGCCGCGCGAACGCCGTGATTGTCCCCTTCAGGTCGGCCATCGTCACGCCGTCGCCGATAACGAGCCCCTCGACCTGGTGGAACTGGATCTCACTGCGGGTGCTGATGGCTTCGTTGCGGTAGCACATCCCCGGCAGGATCACCCGCACGGGCTTCCCCGCGGCGGCGCGCATGACGTGGATTTGACCCGGGCTGGTGTGCGTCCGCAGGACCACGCCGGGCCGGTCGGTGAAGAACGTATCCCACATGTCGCGGGCGGGGTGGTGCGCCGGCATGTTCAGGCACTCGAAGTTCAGCTCGTCCGTCTCGACCTCGCGGGTGCGGACGACCTCGAACCCCATGTCGGCGAACACGCGCGTGACCTGCCGCAGAATCTGCGTCGCCGGGTGGAGCCGGCCGCGCAGCCGGGTGCGGCCGGGGAGCGTCACGTCGAGCGGGTTGGTGGTGAGCGCCGCTTCGAGGGCCGCCGCTTTCTCCTTCGCCAGTGCCGCGTCATAAGTGGTTTGCAAGGCCACCTTGACGCGGTTGGCCTCCTGCCCGTAAGCCGCTTTTAGCTCCTTCGCAACGCGACCGATCCCGGCTAGTGCCGCCTTCATCAGTCCCTTGTCGCCGAAGTATTTAGTGTACCAGGCGCGGAGGGCGGGCTCGTCGGCGCACGCGGCCAGCTCGGCGAGCGCGGCGGCTTCCAGGGTCTTCAACTCGTCCATGGTCGTCACTCGTCCTTCGTCCGCCGTCGTTCGGGGAGAAGGACAGAATACGACGTGAGGCCGCGGCGTGAATCACCCGTACGCCGGCGGCGGGCCGGGCTCGGGGGCCGGCGGCGACGGCGGCTGCACCGGGTGCGGGATGGCCGGGCTGCCGGGGTCGCGCGGCGGCACCGATTCTGGCGGCAGTGTCGGCGGGTCGATCGTCGGTTGTCCGGGTCCGGGCGTCCCCGGCGGGTGGAACGGGTTCATGTCGTCCTCCGAATACGGGTCGGAACGGACCGGGTTTTGCAATCCGTGTGCCGTCCCCTGTCAGGAGGAGTGCCCGTGCTGGACATCACGACCGAACCGACGCGCGACGAGCTGAATGACCACACCGTGCCCGGCCTGCCGCGGCTGGTGTGCGAGACGCACGCCCACCTCGGCCCGGAGGCAACACCGCAGCAGGTTTGCGACGCCATCCGGGCGCAGGGCGTGGAGACGACCGTCGAGGACGTGAGGGCGTGTTGGCCGGAAGGCGGCAAGCTGGGCGGGTGACGCCCTCCGAGCTATGCATCCGCGCCGTGTACACTACCCGGGCACCCGCGGAGCCGTCGCCATGCCCGATCCGAAGCCGCTCGCCGGTTACACGTCGTACAAGAATCTCCCACCGCTCGCCGGCCTCTGCTCGGTAGAGGAGGCGGCGAAGCCGGGCCTCTCCGTCGAGGAGTGCGTCCGCCGGCTGAAGCGGTTCCACTACGCCTTCCGCCGGCTGCACCACCTCCTGACCGCCCGCATCACCGCCGAGCCGATCTACGAGCTGAAGACGGCGTTCGCGCACCACGCCCACCTGTGCGCCGAGCACGCCACCGCCTTGCGGACGCGCATCGGCGAGATGCGCGAGCCGCCGCTGGGCCTGGAGGACGTGCCGCACCCGGCCCTGGAGGCGTTCTTCGATGAGATTCTGTGCGCGCCGACGACGGAGGAACTGCTGAACGGCGTGCACCACGTCGCCATCCCCGCGCTCGGCTCGGCGACGTGGCAGTACATGGAGGACACCAACCCCCTGGCCGACGCACCGAGCCGGCGCGTGCTCAAGTTCGCACGCCTTGAGCTGGAGGAGATGGGCGACTTCGGCATGTTCGCCACCGGCCTGCCGCACACGGACCGGACGCCGGAACTCACCGAGTTGCTGCGCCAACTTCTCGCTGTAGCGGGCGGGCTGGATGGAACCGCGGAAAGCCCATCCGTTGCAACGGGTGGGCTTCCGCGTCGCTACTCCAAGACTCCCTACCAGTACGACCCCGTGCCGAAGCGCGACGAGCGGTTCACCGACCCGTGGAATCAGGGGGTGAACGCGGAGGCGTTCCTGTACGACGAGGCGAAGCCGGCGCGGGCCAAGGCGCTGATGATGCTCTACAAGCGGCTCCGCGAGATCGACGTGCCCGAGATGATGGCAAGCATCATCACCCAGACGCCCGGCAAGCCGTGGGGCTACTACCGCGACATGAGCCGCCAGCTGTGGGACGAGGCCCGGCACGCCATGATGGGCGAGGTCGGGTTTACGGCCCTCGGCGTGGACTGGACGCAGGCCCGCATCACGTTCAACTGGTCGTACCGGCTGAACACCGAGTGCAGCCCGATGGAGAGGCACGGCGTCCTGTACTTCATCGAGCAGGGACTCATGCCGCGGACCGGCAAGCGCTACGAGTTCGAGGTGGCCCGCGACAGCGGCCTGCCGCTGATGGCGACCATCCAGGACTTCGACTGGGCCGACGAGGTGTTGCACTCGCAGATCGGCCGGCAGTGGTACGTCCCCGAGTTCGGCAGCCTGAAGGAGGCGCTCGACTACGGTGACAAGGCGTGGAGCCACGTCCTGAGCAACTGGACGACGGTGAAGGAGCAGGGGCTGACCGAGCACGCCAACTGGTGGCCGACGATTTACTCGCAGGCGTGCGCGGCCGAAGGGGTGGCGCCCGACCCGGAGGTGCTGGCGTTCGCCACGACCTACGAGGGAACGCGGGCGGATTTGCAGCGGGTGGCGGGGGAATA carries:
- a CDS encoding acyl-CoA desaturase, with protein sequence MPSPLVSPSRAGLIRWAHELLPLVGVPAAVVAAVVYGLPLHVAVAAFLMALASGLGVTVGFHRLFTHCAFATPRPVEWALMVLGCMAGQASPFWWIATHRDHHRHSDRPGDPHSPHLDGGGWRGFWHAHMGWLTQDYRYDPRTVPDLTRRRDLAFIDRHWFEWYLLGLALPAAVAYLIGGTPTDALLGFLWGGLVRHFVTQQATFAVNSVAHVWGSRPYPTTDSSRNNWLVGVLAMGEGWHNNHHAFPTSARHGFRWWQADVSWYTIWALERVGLAWRVRRPKAAHPSQRVGFQPSELPQEAQVVLPE
- the pheS gene encoding phenylalanine--tRNA ligase subunit alpha, with amino-acid sequence MTTMDELKTLEAAALAELAACADEPALRAWYTKYFGDKGLMKAALAGIGRVAKELKAAYGQEANRVKVALQTTYDAALAKEKAAALEAALTTNPLDVTLPGRTRLRGRLHPATQILRQVTRVFADMGFEVVRTREVETDELNFECLNMPAHHPARDMWDTFFTDRPGVVLRTHTSPGQIHVMRAAAGKPVRVILPGMCYRNEAISTRSEIQFHQVEGLVIGDGVTMADLKGTITAFARRMFGPERQVRIRSSYFPFTEPSIEVDIDWPKDDPNRDRLTKGTGWLEIMGAGMVHPNVLRAGGYDPDKVTGFAFGMGPQRMLMLQHAIDDIRLFWQNDLRFLRQF